Proteins from a single region of Urocitellus parryii isolate mUroPar1 chromosome 4, mUroPar1.hap1, whole genome shotgun sequence:
- the Ccl21 gene encoding C-C motif chemokine 21, with translation MAQTLALSLLILVLAICVPWTQGSDGGAQDCCLKYSQRKIPYGVVRGYRKQEASLGCPIPAILFLPRMRSQPELCGDPKEAWVQQLMKRLDKPPAPRKEGQGCRKDRETQKPGKKRKGSKGCKRTKEPQTPKGS, from the exons ATGGCTCAGACACTGGCTCTGAGCCTCCTTATCCTGGTCCTGGCCATCTGCGTCCCCTGGACCCAAG GCAGTGATGGAGGGGCTCAGGACTGCTGCCTAAAGTACAGCCAAAGGAAGATTCCCTACGGGGTTGTTCGCGGCTACCGGAAGCAGGAAGCAAGCTTAGGCTGCCCCATCCCAGCTATCCT GTTCTTGCCCCGGATGCGCTCCCAGCCAGAGCTCTGCGGAGACCCCAAGGAGGCCTGGGTGCAGCAGCTGATGAAGCGTCTAGACAAGCCACCAGCCCCCCGGAAAGAAGGCCAGGGCTGTAGGAAGGACAGGGAGACCCAGAAgcctggaaagaagagaaagggctCCAAAGGCTGCAAGAG GACTAAAGAGCCACAGACCCCCAAAGGGTCTTAG